The DNA sequence TTGGTTAGGAAATACAAAACCTGTAAGATATAGACCACAAGCACCTGTTGATGCTCCGAGCACTTCTCCGTCATTGTCACCACCACGTCCTGATGATGAACGTCGGCGTGATGAATTGTTGTTGTCATCATCTTCGTCTTCGTCGTCATCTCCGTTTGTTGGTTCACCATTCATGTCACAGACAACTTTGTCATACTGCTGAGCAAGAATAAGGAGATCTGAGAAATTCACTGATCTATCCTTATTAATATCTCCTGAAAGACCTTCGGCTGTTTGGTTGTACTGGCTTGAAAGAATTTCAAGGTCAGTCATGTTTACAACACCATCATTGTTAATGTCTGCTGAAAGTGATTCTTCACACACTGAATTTGGAGGAAGTACACAAAGGCGCTTTCCATAGTTCTGAGTAAGTGTTAATAGGTCATCGAAGTTTACACTTCCATCACCATTAATATCTGCTTCTTCTTCAAAAACTTCAGAAGAATCTGAGTTTTCATAGTGTGCAGAGAGGATTTCAAGGTCAATCTTGTTAATGATTCCATTTCCATCGATATCACCCATCGCTCTAAGTTGTGAAGCTGCTGACTCACCTGCTAGGCAGGTTGGTCCATCAATCATCACTTCTGAATCTTCTGCAGTAGCATCTTCTGTTGAACCGTTAGTTACAGCATTTTCAACATCTGATGTGTCTGGAGTTAGCACAGTTTCATCAGTTGGGCCGTCATTTTCAACGTCAGTAGCAGGTTCTGAAGCTTCAGTTTGTGAAGCATCTTCTGCGACCGCGTCAGAAACTTCAACTACAGCGGCAACTGTAGCAGTTTCTGTTACGAGTTCCATATCAGCTCGTACAATAACGCTTGATGCTGAAAAGCATGCAAACGCAAGTGCAAGACCGAGGAAAACGAAGGTATTGTTTATATTTTTCATACTAATAATTATATGTAATTTTTGAATCCAAGATTTTTAACTCGCCACTTACAGACATTCCGACAAGCGGTATGGCCGTGGACGATTACCTACTTCTATAACAATAATCTATATTTGTCAATGGTTTATAACTTCTGAGCTTTTATAACTTCCCTGCTATACTTTTGTGATATGAACGCACAATCGTTGTTACTTGAAAGCCCACTTGCACTATTATCACACATGGGGGCTTTCGTTTTGTTACTTGTTCTTGCGCTTGCAGTATTTATTCTCGCCTCTCTTGTACTTGAATATCACTGGCGAACATATGGACACGATATTACAGCTGTAACTTTTCTAAGAAAGGTATATTTCTTTGGATCTATCCCAATGCTACTCATGCTCATCATTTCATTTATTGCTATCTAAACCATTAATATGACCTCCACCACTCCAAACCCTGTAAGTCTCTCTCAAGACGAACATATTGTTCTGGATGCTCAAAAACACTGGTTTATCATCCTTGTAGAAATTATCTGGATACCTCTTGCCGCTTTAGTTCCACCAATCGGACTTATCATTGCTCTCATTTCAGCTCCGTACCTTACTTTTATCGCACTTGAAAACTTTAACGCATTCTTGTTCTTCTACTCTATCTGGATTCTTTTCCTATGGATTTTGAGTTTCTCAATCATGACTGACTACTACCTAGACGTAGTTCGAATTACAAACAAACGAATTATCGATGTTGACCAGCAAGGATTCTTCTCAAGAAACATCGCGACACTTCGACTAGATGACGTCCAAGATGTTACGGTAGAAAGTACCGGTATTATCGCCACTTTCCTTAAGTTTGGTAGCGTTAAAATTCAATCTGCTGGACAACAAAACGAATTTGTCATTAAAGGAGTACGCCACCCTGACTTCGTTCGAGAAACAATCATCAAGGCACAAGGAAAGATTGTAGAAGCACCTCAACGAGTGATCATAGCTGGAAACGAAGCTTCAAGTCCACAAGGTACGTACTAATTTTGATTTTTATGGTAATCACGTTAGAGTGATACCTGATTTTGTTCACACGTAATATTCCTTAACAGGAGAAGCTATGACACCTTGGGAAAATACACCCAATGGCCCAACTCTTATCTTTAATAAACCCTTTCAGATTCGACTTACAGCAAACGGTGACTTCGACAGATTCAAAAACTTAAGCACCTCCATTAGGGACCAACAAGCAAGAACGATCACCGTTACAGCTGGTACAGTTACACATGAAGATAACTACCTCCAATTTCATGACACGAGCGGAGGGAGAACTTTTATCCGAAAAGAGTTTGTTGAAGCAATTACCGACAGCACAAATGACATGTGCTGGCCATGCAAGGTTCCGTAGATCAACACAAACCGCTTAGTACCCAAACAAAGGTTCAAGCGGTTTTTCTTTATTTCAATACGTCCCAAATGTCCTGGTCTTCTCCACCGTCGATCTTAAAGAGTGCGAGTCCTTTGAGTCCTAGTTCTTGTGCTAGCTCGGCTTTTTGTCTGAATGATTCAGCGTCATTCCACCAGGTGATGTTGAATGTAAGTGTGATTCCTGTTGCATTTGCAAAAGCGAGCGCACGTGCAGCGGTGATATTTCCACTTGGTGTATTTGCGGGTATTGGAAGCTCGGGAAGAATATTTGCTGTTGAAGTTGGTATATATGTAAATGATACTTCTCCAGAGCGTGTCCTACTTGGTTCAATACCAAGGTCATCAGCAAGTTTTGTTGCGTATCGAGGGTTAAATGACCATAAACGCTTATAATTCTGGAACCAGTCAGGTGAAACAGTCACTTCGTATTCATATCCATATGATGGGATTCCTAATACCAACTTATCCTTATCAATTGTCTCGATTGCGAGCTCGGCAACCTTTCTAACCCATTCAGTATCAGCGACAGGAATATACGGTGCGCCGATATTTGCAGAATTAAGTTTTAAATCTGCTCGTCCTTGGTCGTATGTCATCAACTTAACCCGATCGCAGTGCTTATTAATCTCTACATAATCATTTGCATATCGAATAGTTTCAGGAATAGTTTTGTAAAGTGAATCTGGTGGCGTTCGCGCTTCAATCGTGCACGACAACTGTTTTTTACCAATTGCGGTTTTCAATTCTTTTAGAAATAGTGAGAAATAATCTTTTGTCTCTGACCATTTTGCTTCGTAGTCAATATCTAT is a window from the Candidatus Paceibacterota bacterium genome containing:
- a CDS encoding PH domain-containing protein translates to MTSTTPNPVSLSQDEHIVLDAQKHWFIILVEIIWIPLAALVPPIGLIIALISAPYLTFIALENFNAFLFFYSIWILFLWILSFSIMTDYYLDVVRITNKRIIDVDQQGFFSRNIATLRLDDVQDVTVESTGIIATFLKFGSVKIQSAGQQNEFVIKGVRHPDFVRETIIKAQGKIVEAPQRVIIAGNEASSPQGTY
- a CDS encoding glycosyl hydrolase family 18 protein — encoded protein: MSVLQAPSEALAASRQSDFDDLEISGWIPYWKASEGAADARKHIKQLDVIHPFAYSVKQDGTLSDTMGLKSSSWKKLFTAAKKEKVLIIPSIMWGDGAVMHRILSDESLRKAHVKAIASTVKKGKFDGIDIDYEAKWSETKDYFSLFLKELKTAIGKKQLSCTIEARTPPDSLYKTIPETIRYANDYVEINKHCDRVKLMTYDQGRADLKLNSANIGAPYIPVADTEWVRKVAELAIETIDKDKLVLGIPSYGYEYEVTVSPDWFQNYKRLWSFNPRYATKLADDLGIEPSRTRSGEVSFTYIPTSTANILPELPIPANTPSGNITAARALAFANATGITLTFNITWWNDAESFRQKAELAQELGLKGLALFKIDGGEDQDIWDVLK
- a CDS encoding dockerin type I domain-containing protein, whose translation is MKNINNTFVFLGLALAFACFSASSVIVRADMELVTETATVAAVVEVSDAVAEDASQTEASEPATDVENDGPTDETVLTPDTSDVENAVTNGSTEDATAEDSEVMIDGPTCLAGESAASQLRAMGDIDGNGIINKIDLEILSAHYENSDSSEVFEEEADINGDGSVNFDDLLTLTQNYGKRLCVLPPNSVCEESLSADINNDGVVNMTDLEILSSQYNQTAEGLSGDINKDRSVNFSDLLILAQQYDKVVCDMNGEPTNGDDDEDEDDDNNNSSRRRSSSGRGGDNDGEVLGASTGACGLYLTGFVFPNQ